TAAGAAGGTTTTGGAATAAACCATGGATAAGAATATTCGCCTGATGGTAGCGGATGATCATGTGATCATGCGTGAAGGGCTGAAACAAATATTTTCGCTGGACGATCGCCTGGTTGTCGTGGCCGAGGCCGGTAACGGCACTCAGGTGATGGAAGGGCTGCGCGTTGAGCAGGTTGATTTACTGCTGCTGGATATGAGTATGCCGGGAGTCTGCGGTGAGGATCTGGTCACCCGAATTCATCTTCAGTATCCGAAGCTGCCGATTCTGATATTGACCATGTACAGCGAACCGCAGATCGCGCGGCGCGTGTTGAAATGTGGCGCGCTGGGCTATATCACCAAGGACAACGATCCGGAGACCTTGCTGGCAGCGATACACCGCGTGGCGCGAGGACAGCGTTTTATCGACCACATCCTGGCCGAGCAGATTGTTTTTGCCGAGTGCACCCAGGTGGGGGAGGCACTGCATGCACGCCTGACGGCAAGAGAAATGCAAATTATGCTGATGCTGGCGCGTGGCGAGGGCGTTAACCACATTGCCGAAGCGCTAAAAATCAGCAATAAAACCGTCAGTACCCATAAATCACGCTTAATGGATAAAATGATGTTTACCACTAACGCCGATATCGTGAAGTACGCCATCAGTCATCGTCTGATTACTTAGGATTGCTCTTATATTTCCACCGGGATGCTCCGGGCTTATCACTTTTTCCCTACCGGCACTTTTTTTTAATTTCCATATATAACAATAGAATAAGACGGGTGTCGGCAGCACCCGTTTCCACTTTTTCGATCGTGAGTAGGGAAATCCCTACTCTGACCCCGGTATATCCCCTACTAAATCTTCAGCAAATGACGATGGTTTATGAACGTTAGTATGGGTATTTCTTAATGCCAGCGTAAGCAGATAGTAAATATTTAAGCGCTAATTGTAATTAATTATGTACGATGCGCTGGCTGTAACATAGCTGTGCAGGTAAGCGATGTTAAAAAAAATAATGAATAGGGTAGGGGTAGCTTTTATGAGCATCAGGAATAGTGAGTTCTCGTTTCGGCACTGGCCGGAGCAGGGAGAGCACATCTCTTTGACCGAAGAACAACCCATCGATATTCACGACACGCTGGCTGAGATGATCAAAACCGTGGCGCCTTTGAAAATTGATCTGGTCCTGGAGGGGGAGACTGGCACCGGAAAAGACACGCTGGCACGAAAAATTCATCAACTGTCCGGCTGCTCTGGAAAGCTGGTCGCGGTTAACTGTGCGGCCATACCGGAAACCCTGGCCGAAAGCGAACTGTTCGGCATCAATAACGGGGCCTATACCGGCGCCGGGCAGGCGCGCGCAGGCTATGTGGAAGCCGCGCATAACGGCATTTTGTTTTTGGATGAGATCGACAGTATGCCGCTTTCACTCCAGGCAAAAATGCTACGCGTGCTGGAGAACAGGGGCGTTGAGCGCCTGGGGGGGACCCGGTTTACCCCGGTCAATATGCGCGTGATCGTCGCAACGCAGACCCCCCTGTTAACCCTGGTCGAACGCGGCAGCTTTCGACGCGACCTCTATTTTCGCCTGAATACCGTCAGTATCCAGCTACAGCCTTTGCGCGCGCGCATTGAGATTATCATCCCTCTGTTTCGTTATTTTATTCAGCAGGCGGCGACCACGCTGCAATGTCCGCAGCGTGAAATTACCCAAGAGCATTACGAATGCCTGTTGAGCTACGGCTGGCCGGGAAATATTCGTGAACTGAAGGCCGCCGCCGAACGTTTTGTGCTGGGACTGCCGCCGCTGGGGTTTTCCTGCCACTGCGAAGACGAGCGGCCACGGTTAAAAGAGATGATGCGCCGTATTGAAAAGAGCCTGATCCATGACTGCCTGCTGCGTCATGGCCACAGCATTGATGATGCGGCGCAGGAGCTGGGCATCCCTTTGCGCACGCTGTATCACCGCATCAAGTTATTGAACGTGACGACCAGCCGGATGGTCGCCCAATGAACGCCAGGCAAAAAAATAAATAAAAACTGCGGTTATCCGGGAACCGATCGAAACCGCCTGCCACTTAATTAACGAACATTGTGTGATGTTCCAGGGTACATAACCTCAACAATTGGAGAGATTAAGATGGGCGGAATTTTAGCAGGTCTGGCAGGTAGTTCACTTTCAAGCGCAAGCAGTTCGGCATCCAAAACGCTGGAATCAGCAATGGGCCAGTCACTGACCGAATCGGCCAATGCGCAGGCGTCTAAAATGAAGCTGGATACCCAGAACTCCATCCTCGATGGCAAAATGGATTCGGCTTCTAAAGCGCTGAACTCTGGCCATAACGCCGCAAAAGCGATTCAGTTCTGATTAAAAGCCGGGCGTGAGGCTTCTCTCTGCGCCCGGTTTTTTTGTTGCCGATGAGGATCAGTCATGAAAATCACTGCTGGAAATGCCCCGTCTCTTGCCATCAGCGCGGGAGATCATGACGTCAGTTCGGCCCCCGGCCACACGGCGGATGCCTCCTGGTTCAGCGCCGCGCTGCAAGCACCCGCGAAGTCTGCCGGTAACGACAATCAATCGTGGATAAATAAAGTCGCCAGCCTGTCTGAAGCCGCCAGCGGCCACGCGAACCAGGCGGACAGGGCGCTGGCGAAGGTCTCGCGCAGTCTTGATTCGCAAAACGTGATGGACGCTAACCGCACCTTATCTTCTTATTATCTGGAAAGCCTGCTCAACGCAAAACTGGTTGGCAAAGGCGTACAGAGTCTGGAAAAACTGACCAACTTGCAGTAACCCTCCTATGGCTAAATTATCTTTCAGGATCTTGCTCCTGCTGCCGGTATTGCTGCTGTTCGGCTGTGACGATCGGGTTGAACTCAATCACGGTCTGACGGAAAACGACGCCAACGAAGTGGCGGCGGAACTGGGGCGTTATCATATTCAGGCGGAAAAACGTAACAACAAAGACGGAATTACCGTGCTGGTGAATGCCGAAGAGTTAAACCGGGCGGTACATATTCTTGATGCGGCGGGTTTACCGCGTCCGGCGCGCACAAACCTCGGCGAAGTGTTCCAGAAAAACGGGGTGATCTCCACGCCGCTCGAAGAACGGGCGCGCTATATTTACGCCTTATCCCAGGAGGTGGAATCCACCCTGAGTCAAATTGACGGGGTGATTGTTGCCAGGGTGCACGTGGTGCTGCCGGAGCGCATTGCCCCCGGTGAGCCGGTGCAGCCCGCCAGCGCGGCGGTATTTATCAAGTATCGGCCCGATCTTGACCCCGATGTGATTGAGCCGCGCATCCGGCGCATGGTCGCCAGCAGCCTGCCCGGCCTGGCCGCCCGCTCGGACAAGGATCTGGCGATTGTTTTTGTTCCCGCCGAGACGTATCAGGATAA
This DNA window, taken from Erwinia tasmaniensis Et1/99, encodes the following:
- a CDS encoding EscI/YscI/HrpB family type III secretion system inner rod protein, with product MKITAGNAPSLAISAGDHDVSSAPGHTADASWFSAALQAPAKSAGNDNQSWINKVASLSEAASGHANQADRALAKVSRSLDSQNVMDANRTLSSYYLESLLNAKLVGKGVQSLEKLTNLQ
- a CDS encoding sigma 54-interacting transcriptional regulator, yielding MSIRNSEFSFRHWPEQGEHISLTEEQPIDIHDTLAEMIKTVAPLKIDLVLEGETGTGKDTLARKIHQLSGCSGKLVAVNCAAIPETLAESELFGINNGAYTGAGQARAGYVEAAHNGILFLDEIDSMPLSLQAKMLRVLENRGVERLGGTRFTPVNMRVIVATQTPLLTLVERGSFRRDLYFRLNTVSIQLQPLRARIEIIIPLFRYFIQQAATTLQCPQREITQEHYECLLSYGWPGNIRELKAAAERFVLGLPPLGFSCHCEDERPRLKEMMRRIEKSLIHDCLLRHGHSIDDAAQELGIPLRTLYHRIKLLNVTTSRMVAQ
- a CDS encoding response regulator, yielding MDKNIRLMVADDHVIMREGLKQIFSLDDRLVVVAEAGNGTQVMEGLRVEQVDLLLLDMSMPGVCGEDLVTRIHLQYPKLPILILTMYSEPQIARRVLKCGALGYITKDNDPETLLAAIHRVARGQRFIDHILAEQIVFAECTQVGEALHARLTAREMQIMLMLARGEGVNHIAEALKISNKTVSTHKSRLMDKMMFTTNADIVKYAISHRLIT
- the sctJ gene encoding type III secretion system inner membrane ring lipoprotein SctJ is translated as MAKLSFRILLLLPVLLLFGCDDRVELNHGLTENDANEVAAELGRYHIQAEKRNNKDGITVLVNAEELNRAVHILDAAGLPRPARTNLGEVFQKNGVISTPLEERARYIYALSQEVESTLSQIDGVIVARVHVVLPERIAPGEPVQPASAAVFIKYRPDLDPDVIEPRIRRMVASSLPGLAARSDKDLAIVFVPAETYQDKPTEVSFGPFRVTPQRSAQLSWLSGLIGVLILLVVAGVLGWPHWQRYRQRQQSTKNDE